A stretch of Fusarium poae strain DAOMC 252244 chromosome 2, whole genome shotgun sequence DNA encodes these proteins:
- a CDS encoding hypothetical protein (SECRETED:SignalP(1-17)), whose product MRFTALLLPIVFGAVSAGPCRPSSAESSAETTTELVSATATATLSTGAATTAVATIEIESASTTALGIVESTTESAAATSSMTAASGQCIAPASLQCCHYVGTVNDAPISLILGLLGIIIKDTSTRVGQTCQSVPNRESCGSVPVCCHDNTHGGLIAIGCTSV is encoded by the exons ATGCGATTCACTGCTTTGTTGTTGCCCATCGTTTTTGGTGCTGTTTCGGCGGGTCCCTGTCGACCCTCTAGCGCCGAGAGTAGCGCTGAAACGACCACTGAACTTGTCAGCGCCACTGCCACCGCGACTCTGTCAACCGGCGCTGCAACCACTGCTGTGGCTACAATTGAGATCGAATCGGCATCTACAACGGCACTTGGTATAGTCGAGTCTACAACAGAATCAGCCGCCGCTACCTCGTCAATGACTGCTGCTTCTGGTCAATGTATTGCACCAGCCTCCCTGCAATGTTGCCATTATGTTGGAACAGTAAACGACGCTCCGATTAGTCTCATCCTGGGGCTGCTTGGCATTATTATTAAGGATACAAGCACTCGCGTTGGACAAACAT GCCAATCTGTCCCTAATCGTGAATCTTGTGGTTCCGTTCCAGTTTGTTGCCATGACAACACCCAT GGTGGCTTAATTGCCATTGGCTGTACCTCAGTTTAG
- a CDS encoding hypothetical protein (TransMembrane:7 (o16-36i48-74o99-121i133-156o182-204i216-236o251-271i)), whose product MAQAFPIHLPRQRELIATWLILPLLSTIFVGLRFYAKTKTRAAYGWTDWMILVSLFFTDLFFVLLLLMLIYGGIGVPGYPYTSTTAPTDVSLIHDQIGFANNVVLVLAVYACKASILFLYHRVFAGLNGRMTIIIYAASGITMVCFLGSFIGYLAAVRPIEKWWAWGDATAEQFLAMQNINIAYDSLTVFTDFLIFVLPLKSIWGLNMNRPKKIGIIVSFCFGFITCFISLARVVFTHGYQWKNLYDEGTVWSLAGVEPVAGIISACLPGLRPLLPKTFKMTSYGTPANPSRFRTTGNSTADNVKKSTIKDPNPFTVLNDDSSVTEFRHTVREVPSRSEVSDDYIELEERRPKAFDA is encoded by the exons ATGGCTCAAGCTTTCCCTATCCACTTGCCCCGGCAGCGAGAACTGATCGCAACCTGGCTTATACTGCCATTGTTATCGACCATCTTCGTCGGGCTCAGGTTTTATGCCAAGACAAAGACCAGAGCCGCTTATGGCTGGACTGACTGGATGATTCTTGTATCTCTT TTCTTCACGGACCTCTTTttcgttcttcttcttctca TGCTCATATACGGAGGCATCGGTGTTCCTGGGTACCCATACACTAGTACTACGGCACCAACCGACGTGTCATTAATACACGATCAG ATCGGCTTCGCCAACAACGTGGTCCTCGTGCTTGCAGTTTATGCATGCAAGGCCTCCATCCTTTTCCTATATCATCGCGTCTTCGCAGGTCTCAATGGCCGAATGACAATCATCATATACGCGGCTTCGGGTATTACCATGGTATGCTTCTTGGGAAGTTTCATCGGTTACCTTGCAGCTGTACGGCCGATCGAGAAATGGTGGGCATGGGGCGATGCGACAGCGGAACAGTTCCTAGCCATGCAGAACATCAACATCGCCTATGACAGCTTGACGGTTTTTACTGACTTCCTGATCTTTGTACTCCCGCTCAAGTCAATCTGGGGATTGAATATGAACCGACCGAAAAAGATTGGTATTATTGTATCGTTTTGCTTCGGCTTCAT CACCTGTTTCATATCCCTTGCCCGGGTGGTCTTCACACATGGATATCAATGGAAGAATCTATATGATGAGGGGACAGTATGGAGTCTCGCAGGTGTCGAGCCAGTAGCAGGTATCATCTCTGCATGCCTCCCTGGGCTGCGCCCACTACTACCCAAGACCTTCAAGATGACATCTTATGGCACTCCTGCAAACCCGAGTAGGTTCAGGACTACTGGAAATTCAACGGCAGATAATGTCAAGAAGAGTACCATCAAGGATCCCAACCCATTCACGGTCCTGAATGATGATAGCTCGGTCACTGAATTCCGACATACTGTCAGAGAGGTTCCTTCGAGATCGGAGGTGAGTGATGATTACATTGAGTTGGAAGAGCGGCGACCCAAGGCTTTCGATGCCTAG
- a CDS encoding hypothetical protein (SECRETED:SignalP(1-18)): MMFKSTTAAMLLFGAATATPIFGRAEASQTKSASQSSKTSESSAYEWSEGWTKDFPIHQSCNVTLRRQLSNALDETVQLAQHAKDHILRNGHKSEFFTKYFGNASTSQPIGWYDRVVNADKTGMLFRCDDPDKNCATQDAWAGHWRGDNATTETVICPLSFQIRRNLDSVCNLGYTVANSKLNTFWATDLLHRVLHVPTISEETVDHFAENYTDALALAKSDPSKSVIDSDALQYFAIDVWAYDIAAPGEGCTGEVEEDEEEEKPTATKSDSSKPSATKEAPKECHTHDDGVVHCS, encoded by the exons ATGATGTTCAAGTCCACTACCGCGGCCATGCTCCTCTTTGGAGCCGCCACTGCCACTCCCATCTTTGGACGTGCTGAGGCTAGCCAGACCAAGTCTGCCTCTCAATCTTCCAAGACAAGTGAGAGCAGCGCTTACGAGTGGTCAGAGGGTTGGACCAAGGACTTCCCCATCCACCAGTCCTGCAACGTGACACTCCGTCGCCAGTTGTCCAACGCTTTGGATGAGACTGTCCAGCTTGCTCAGCATGCCAAGGACCACATTCTTCGAAATGGACACAAGTCGGAGTTTTTCACAAAGTACTTTGGCAATGCTTCTACCTCTCAGCCTATTGGATGGTACGACCGTGTTGTCAACGCCGACAAGACTGGCATGCTCTTCCGTTGCGATGACCCTGACAAGAACTGTGCTACTCAGGACG CATGGGCTGGACACTGGCGAGGTGACAATGCCACCACCGAGACTGTTATCTGCCCACTCTCCTTTCAGATCCGCCGCAATCTCGACTCTGTCTGCAATCTCGGTTACACTGTCGCCAACTCCAAGTTGAACACTTTCTGGGCCACTGATCTTCTTCACCGCGTCTTGCACGTCCCCACTATCAGCGAGGAGACTGTTGACCACTTCGCCGAGAACTACACTGATGCTCTCGCGCTCGCCAAGTCCGACCCCTCTAAGAGCGTCATCGACAGTGACGCCCTGCAGTACTTTGCCATTGATGTTTGGGCTTACGATATCGCTGCTCCCGGTGAGGGATGCACTGGCGAGgttgaggaagatgaggaggaggagaaaccTACTGCTACCAAGTCCGACTCGTCCAAGCCCAGCGCTACTAAGGAAGCCCCCAAGGAGTGCCACACTCACGACGACGGTGTTGTTCACTGCTCTTAA
- a CDS encoding hypothetical protein (TransMembrane:12 (i63-87o99-117i129-153o159-177i189-210o222-242i291-315o327-347i354-372o384-404i416-435o450-471i)), which yields MSRNSKSDDEPSQQQTEDIESNIAKPVPVSDHADRAAEMIGAQHIEVTEEDNKRLRRKTDKHVLSILVWVYFLQILDKSVLGYGAVWNMREDTNLTGNQYSMVGSMAPIAQLVWLPFSSWLMVKVPHRIFMSTLVLGWGTAQACMAACTTYEGLLATRFLLGLFEAACLPLFSVITSQWYRRAEQPMRVACWYGTNGAANMFAAALSFGLGQINGSLASWRILFLFAGLITVFTAPVVYWALDNDIPSARFLTEHEKLQTIERLRANQTGTGSRNFTWSQAFEALIEPKTWLFIGMALCLNVTAAVTNTFGPIIVGGFGFDKGVTSLLNIPFGAVQLLVIFPASYLAHRYRIKSVFLIAVMLPVLAGAVMLHQLNRDKTAPLLAAYYMLAFLFGGNPLIVSWMISNIAGTTKKSVIMSLYNIGVSAGNIIGPLLFSSKDAPYYKPGLTKTMGITGAMIGVIILQLVNLMFLNKLQERKRVNNGKPAKIRDLSMEHQYVANATEGEDDQLGQNAFMDLTDSKNDEFVYVY from the exons ATGTCTCGAAACTCAAAGTCCGACGATGAGCCATCTCAACAACAGACCGAAGACATCGAGTCCAATATCGCAAAGCCTGTCCCCGTATCCGACCATGCGGACCGTGCAGCTGAAATGATCGGTGCTCAGCACATCGAAGTCACAGAAGAAGAT AACAAACGCCTCCGTCGCAAGACTGATAAGCACGTCCTCTCCATCCTAGTATGGGTCTACTTTCTTCAAATTCTCGACAAGTCCGTTCTTGGATATGGTGCTGTCTGGAACATGCGTGAAGACACAAACCTCACAGGAAATCAGTACTCCATGGTCGGTTCCATGGCTCCAATCGCCCAACTCGTTTGGCTACCCTTTTCATCCTGGCTCATGGTCAAAGTCCCGCACCGCATTTTTATGAGCACCCTTGTGCTTGGTTGGGGAACTGCGCAGGCCTGCATGGCAGCTTGCACAACTTATGAAGGCTTGTTGGCCACACGCTTCTTGTTGGGATTGTTCGAAGCAGCCTGTCTTCCTCTGTTTTCCGTCATCACTTCGCAATGGTACCGACGCGCTGAACAGCCGATGCGTGTGGCGTGTTGGTATGGTACCAATGGTGCAGCCAACATGTTTGCCGCTGCATTGTCATTTGGACTTGGCCAAATCAACGGGTCTCTTGCGTCATGGCGTATTCTGTTTCTCTTCGCTGGTCTCATCACCGTCTTCACAGCACCCGTGGTGTACTGGGCTCTCGACAACGACATTCCCTCGGCGCGTTTCTTGACCGAGCACGAGAAGCTACAAACTATCGAGCGTCTGCGGGCCAACCAGACAGGCACTGGTAGTCGCAACTTTACATGGTCTCAGGCCTTTGAGGCGCTGATTGAACCCAAGACGTGGCTCTTTATCGGCATGGCGTTGTGTCTCAACGTCACAGCTGCCGTTACCAACACATTTGGACCCATCATTGTTGGCGGCTTCGGTTTCGACAAGGGTGTAACATCGCTTCTCAATATTCCATTTGGTGCCGTCCAACTCCTTGTCATTTTCCCCGCGTCGTACCTCGCCCATCGGTACCGTATCAAGTCCGTCTTCCTCATCGCAGTCATGCTGCCTGTCCTCGCAGGCGCCGTTATGTTGCACCAACTCAACCGCGACAAGACAGCTCCACTGCTAGCAGCATACTACATGTTggccttcctcttcggtgGAAACCCGCTTATCGTCTCTTGGATGATCTCCAACATCGCTGGTACCACAAAGAAGTCCGTCATCATGTCGCTATACAACATTGGTGTCTCTGCCGGAAACATCATCGGCCCATTGCTCTTCAGCTCAAAGGATGCACCTTACTACAAGCCTGGTCTTACCAAGACCATGGGTATCACTGGTGCCATGATCGGAGTCATCATCCTTCAGCTGGTCaacttgatgttcttgaacAAATTGCAGGAGCGCAAGCGAGTTAATAACGGAAAGCCAGCCAAGATTCGGGATCTTAGTATGGAGCATCAATATGTTGCTAATGCGACAGAGGGCGAAGATGACCAGTTGGGACAGAATGCGTTTATGGATCTCACTGACTCCAAGAACGATGAGTTCGTTTATGTTTATTAG
- a CDS encoding hypothetical protein (TransMembrane:1 (o6-24i)): MSDKTLEVLVYGLGAIGSFYAFILSRSERVRLTVVARSNYDAVAANGISINSQNHGKHHVKPESVLRHVKDAGQKFDFVICTNKAVDQASTAADIVPAIGDDTTIVIIQNGVGNEDAFREAFPKTTIISCVTWVGARQPQPGIVEHTTSEDMQMGLYPNKAGDSSLDKTHLSQFESLLSIGKTIFQIVPDIQVQRWEKVVWNAAWNSLTALTLTDTHSWLSSSELSTPMTRRLMKEVIDVANALDVPLQYELIDRLLDKILAMPPIGSSMRTDYENRKPMEVEVILGYPVKKGRELGIEVTTIETLYTVLLAINKRLMSAADK; the protein is encoded by the exons ATGAGTGATAAAACATTGGAAGTGCTAGTCTACGGATTAGGAGC CATTGGTTCCTTTTACGCCTTCATCCTCAGTCGTAGTGAACGAGTTCGCTTGACAGTAGTCGCTCGATCCAACTACGACGCTGTGGCCGCAAATGGAATCAGTATAAACAGCCAAAACCATGGGAAGCACCATGTGAAGCCTGAAAGTG TCCTTAGGCATGTCAAAGACGCTGGTCAAAAGTTCGATTTTGTCATCTGTACCAACAAGGCAGTTGATCAAGCCAGTACTGCAGCCGATATTGTACCTGCTATTGGCGACGACACGACAATTGTAATTATCCAGAATGGTGTCGGCAATGAAGATGCGTTTAGGGAGGCGTTTCCCAAGACAACCATCATATCATGCGTA ACATGGGTGGGAGCAAGGCAGCCGCAACCAGGTATCGTGGAACATACCACATCCGAAGACATGCAGATGGGGTTGTATCCGAATAAAGCCGGCGACTCCTCTCTCGACAAAACGCATCTTTCACAGTTCGAATCACTGCTTTCCATTGGAAAAACAATCTTCCAAATCGTTCCGGACATCCAAGTCCAGCGCTGGGAGAAAGTGGTATGGAATGCAGCTTGGAACTCGCTCACAGCGCTAACGCTCACGGACACCCATTCATGGTTAAGCTCTTCAGAGTTGTCCACACCAATGACTCGAAGACTGATGAAGGAAGTAATCGATGTTGCTAATGCTCTTGACGTACCTCTCCAGTATGAGTTAATCGATAGGCTTCTGGACAAGATTTTAGCCATGCCACCCATTGGGAGCAGCATGAGGACTGACTACGAGAATAGAAAGCCGATGGAGGTGGAGGTCATCTTGGGATATCCTGTCAAGAAGGGCAGGGAGTTGGGGATTGAGGTGACGACCATTGAGACTCTTTATACAGTGCTGTTGGCCATCAACAAACGTCTCATGAGTGCAGCAGACAAGTGA
- a CDS encoding hypothetical protein (TransMembrane:12 (i116-133o161-182i194-213o219-239i251-274o280-303i386-404o410-431i438-459o465-486i507-526o538-557i)) → MDNKELGPDVPQASHNEKHALDGAHSDISHASGGRRGSTALNIVENPLQRVTPEQAAHDGRLFAQNHGMSEHAELFGRAALVARDQSRFNMVKELQEDERQALEYERDHKWHGPKMLWYSISLCAIGAATQGWDQTGSNGANLSFPKEFGLDEKNNIRDQWIVGLVNSIIFLTAGLIGAFIVDPLNHYFGRRGEIFITACCLTATPIASGFTHSWQTLFAVRFVMGIGIGAKNATVPIYSAEMAPARIRGALVMFWQLWVVVGIFLGFCANVIVKDTGRIAWRLQLGSAFIPSFLLGLGIFFCPESPRWLMKHGKHAKGFQSMQRLRAHDIIAARDFYYSWIIYEEELTVARGAGYFQRLWDCFAVPRIRRANYGASTVMIAQQMCGINIISFYSSTIFVNAGYTDVQALYASLGYGAIQVIATIPTLFLIDTKGRRTLCLITFPFMCIFLLAAGLSLLNHDGSRGARIGPVVLFVYLFTIAYSLGEGPVAFQYSAEVFPTIQREQGMAWAVCINNTFAGVLGLTFPRMTAAMTPTGAFGFYAGLNLIAWGMIFCFVRETKQLTLEELDQVFSVPTSQFISYETKVWLPYFIKRHILRKKIEKPPRIIERADKSNDSA, encoded by the exons ATGGATAACAAAGAGTTGGGTCCCGACGTCCCTCAAGCGTCTCATAACGAGAAGCATGCCCTCGATGGAGCTCACAGCGACATTTCTCACGCAAGTGGAGGTCGACGCGGCTCAACTGCTCTAAACATTGTCGAGAACCCGTTGCAG CGCGTAACACCTGAACAAGCCGCCCACGATGGTCGTCTTTTCGCCCAGAACCACGGCATGTCCGAACACGCAGAACTCTTCGGTCGAGCTGCTCTCGTAGCCCGTGACCAATCGCGATTCAATATGGTCAAGGAACTCCAAGAAGACGAGCGACAAGCCCTCGAGTACGAGAGAGATCACAAGTGGCACGGCCCAAAGATGCTCTGGTACTCCATCTCTCTTTGTGCCATCGGCGCCGCCACCCAAGGCTGGGATCAAACCGGTTCAAACGGCGCCAATCTCTCGTTTCCTAAAGAATTTGGTCTCGATGAGAAAAACAATATTCGGGATCAATGGATCGTCGGTCTTGTCAATTCCATCATCTTTCTTACAGCTGGTCTCATTGGTGCATTCATCGTTGATCCTCTCAATCATTACTTTGGTCGTCGTGGTGAAATCTTCATCACAGCATGTTGTCTTACCGCCACGCCTATCGCCTCCGGCTTCACCCACTCATGGCAAACACTTTTCGCTGTGCGCTTCGTCATGGGAATCGGTATCGGTGCCAAAAACGCTACTGTCCCTATCTATTCCGCTGAGATGGCCCCCGCTCGCATTCGCGGTGCCCTCGTCATGTTCTGGCAGCTATGGGTCGTCGTCGGAATCTTCCTCGGCTTTTGCGCCAATGTCATCGTCAAGGACACTGGCCGAATCGCGTGGCGTCTACAACTTGGCTCTGCCTTTATCCCCTCGTTTCTTCTCGGTCTCGGCATCTTCTTCTGTCCCGAATCTCCTCGTTGGCTCATGAAGCACGGCAAGCATGCCAAGGGCTTCCAGTCGATGCAGAGGCTGCGAGCGCACGACATCATTGCTGCTAGGGACTTTTACTACTCTTGGATTATCTACGAGGAGGAACTGACCGTTGCGAGGGGCGCTGGGTATTTTCAGCGTTTGTGGGATTGCTTTGCTGTACCACGAATTAGACGCGCCAACTATGGTGCTTCGACTGTCATGATTGCGCAGCAGATGTGTGGTATCAACA TTATTTCCTTTTACAGTTCTACCATTTTCGTCAATGCTGGCTATACCGATGTTCAGGCTCTATACGCTTCACTAGGATACGGCGCTATCCAAGTCATTGCAACAATTCCAACCTTGTTCCTTATTGATACCAAGGGACGCAGAACTCTATGTCTCATC ACCTTCCCGTTCATGTGTATCTTCTTGCTCGCTGCTGGTCTGTCTCTCCTGAACCATGATGGTAGTCGGGGTGCACGTATTGGACCTGTTGTTCT ATTCGTCTATCTCTTCACAATCGCCTACTCCCTGGGTGAAGGTCCAGTTGCCTTTCAATACTCTGCCGAAGTATTTCCCACTATCCAGCGTGAGCAGGGTATGGCCTGGGCTGTCtgcatcaacaacaccttTG CTGGTGTTCTCGGACTTACCTTCCCTCGAATGACTGCTGCCATGACACCCACTGGAGCCT TCGGCTTCTACGCAGGACTGAACCTGATTGCGTGGGGCATGATCTTTTGCTTCGTTCGTGAAACTAAGCAACTCACACTTGAGGAACTTGACC AGGTCTTTTCTGTCCCAACCAGCCAGTTCATCTCGTACGAGACCAAGGTCTGGCTACCATACTTTATCAAGCGTCATATCCTCCGCAAGAAGATTGAGAAGCCTCCAAGAATCATTGAGCGAGCTGATAAGTCCAATGACTCTGCTTGa
- a CDS encoding hypothetical protein (BUSCO:29000at5125): MPSQIPTPVSRYGFMDDYSEGAHPALLKALIASNTTQETGYGNDTYCDLARKRIRAHLGRDDVGIFFVPSGTSANAISIAACLRPHEAVIAASSGHIVTRETGAVEASGHKIINVAPVNGKLTPQSIERALDDNWHFPHMAKPKLVYISNATEIGTIYTRNEMAAIKQVCEKNGLILFLDGARIGTALASKSNDMTLSDILELTDIFWIGGTKNGALLGEAVVVKDARLASEYEFYVKQHGSLLAKGRVIGAQFAELFEGDLYFDLARKANLAAETLSNGIADSGFSVYAATETNQVFAVLPLGLIKVLKEHFSFYVWEKCGDDEAVIRLLTTWATDGMQVQRFVDMVHGWVR; this comes from the coding sequence ATGCCTTCCCAAATACCAACACCAGTCTCTCGCTATGGTTTCATGGACGACTATAGCGAAGGCGCTCACCCAGCCCTCCTCAAAGCTCTGATTGCTAGCAACACTACTCAAGAAACCGGTTACGGCAACGACACATACTGCGATCTCGCACGGAAGCGAATCCGAGCCCACCTCGGTCGCGATGATGTCGGCATCTTCTTCGTACCCAGCGGAACATCAGCCAACGCCATCTCCATCGCTGCTTGTCTACGTCCCCACGAAGCAGTCATTGCCGCAAGCTCTGGACACATCGTGACAAGGGAAACAGGTGCCGTGGAAGCTAGCGGCCACAAGATAATAAATGTTGCGCCTGTCAATGGCAAACTTACCCCTCAAAGCATTGAGCGGGCGTTGGACGATAATTGGCATTTTCCTCATATGGCCAAACCCAAATTAGTTTACATCTCGAATGCGACCGAGATCGGCACGATATATACAAGGAACGAAATGGCAGCGATAAAACAAGTTTGCGAAAAGAATGGTCTCATCCTGTTTCTCGACGGAGCTCGCATTGGCACTGCCCTTGCATCGAAATCCAACGACATGACACTGTCAGATATCCTAGAATTGACAGACATATTCTGGATTGGAGGAACAAAGAACGGTGCTCTGTTGGGTGAAGCAGTTGTTGTCAAGGACGCCCGACTGGCTTCCGAATACGAGTTTTATGTCAAGCAGCACGGTTCGCTGCTTGCCAAGGGAAGAGTGATTGGCGCACAGTTCGCCGAGTTATTCGAAGGAGATTTATACTTTGACCTTGCGCGTAAGGCAAACCTGGCAGCTGAGACACTTTCCAATGGCATCGCCGACTCTGGCTTCTCAGTATATGCTGCGACGGAGACAAACCAGGTTTTTGCGGTGCTTCCCCTGGGATTGATTAAGGTGTTGAAAGAGCATTTTAGCTTCTATGTATGGGAGAAGTgcggtgatgatgaggctgttaTCAGACTATTGACGACGTGGGCGACTGACGGGATGCAAGTCCAAAGATTTGTTGATATGGTACATGGTTGGGTAAGATGA
- the MT1 gene encoding Sphingolipid C9-methyltransferase 1 (TransMembrane:1 (i86-105o)) — MALKQNGRAHLSSDIDFIQTPKAPVDTLSTGENPGVPLTNYPAIKNAPLPADGPGYEQWSNTFLAAALIGIPQWLSWKLGGGFKTALFLSIFTTIPVLVVIWTFMSRYSPRINHEVTLPGRPIEFYLTFKSDAHRARWTGRHKIPMATFFELYFTNQVDLNGDALEVFEYRHDWATFNFTSETFRYLLLNFFPDVVLHLRSQDEEQVRTNYDSGNDHYAWFLGPRMIYTSGIISDPTREETLEEMQDNKLAIVCEKIDLKEGDTLLDIGCGWGTLAKFASLNYGANVTGVTLARNQVKWGNDALQKAGVPEEQSRILCCDYRDIPEEQKFNKITQLEMAEHVGVRRLTGFFRQCYEMLENDGSMYVQVSGFRKAWQYEDFIWGLFLNKYIFPGADASTPLSYYVGCLESAGFEVKSVDTVGVHYSGTIWRWYRNWLGNADKVKAKYGLRWFRIWELFLAYSTIASRQGSATCFQIVVVKNLNLTHRIDGVCSQYGLHGALAAARTAGKASLPKS; from the exons ATGGCTCTGAAGCAAAATGGTAGAGCTCATTTGAGCAGCGACATCGATTTTATCCAGACTCCTAAAGCGCCCGTTGATACCCTGTCAACCGGCGAAAACCCTGGTGTTCCATTAACCAAC TACCCCGCCATAAAAAATGCTCCTCTACCTGCTGATGGCCCCGGATACGAACAATGGTCCAATACCTTCCTCGCCGCTGCACTTATTGGCATTCCTCAATGGCTATCATGGAAATTGGGAGGCGGCTTCAAAACGGCTCTTTTCCTCTCTATATTTACCACGATACCCGTTCTGGTCGTGATCTGGACATTCATGTCTCGTTACAGTCCCCGTATCAATCACGAAGTCACACTACCTGGTCGACCTATCGAGTTCTACCTCACCTTCAAAAGCGATGCACACCGCGCGCGATGGACAGGGAGACACAAGATACCAATGGCCACATTCTTCGAGTTATACTTCACAAACCAAGTCGATCTCAATGGTGATGCGCTCGAGGTTTTTGAATATCGGCATGATTGGGCGACATTCAATTTCACCAGTGAAACATTTCGGTACCTCTTGTTAAACTTCTTCCCCGATGTTGTACTCCATCTTCGGTCACAGGACGAAGAGCAGGTACGCACTAACTATGACAGCGGAAATGACCACTATGCTTGGTTTCTAGGCCCTCGCATGATCTATACTTCTGGTATCATCTCAGATCCCACTCGGGAGGAAACTCTAGAGGAGATGCAAGACAACAAGCTTGCTATTGTGTGCGAAAAGATTGACCTGAAAGAAGGAGACACACTTCTCGATATTGGCTGCGGCTGGGGTACCTTGGCCAAATTTGCAAGTCTCAACTACGGCGCCAATGTCACAGGTGTCACCCTCGCTCgcaaccaagtcaagtggGGAAACGATGCCCTTCAAAAAGCCGGTGTGCCAGAGGAGCAGAGCAGGATTCTATGCTGTGACTATCGTGATATTCCTGAAGAACAAAAGTTCAATAAGATCACACAGTTGGAGATGGCGGAGCATGTAGGCGTTCGACGTCTGACGGGCTTCTTCCGACAGTGTTACGAGATGCTCGAGAACGATGGATCCATGTACGTCCAGGTTTCGGGGTTCAGGAAGGCGTGGCAGTATGAGGACTTTATTTGGGGGTTGTTTCTCAACAAGTATATCTTCCCGGGAGCTGATGCGTCTACGCCGTTGTCTTATTATGTGGGATGCCTTGAGAGCGCTGGGTTTGAGGTCAAAAG TGTCGATACTGTTGGTGTTCACTATTCTGGAACAATTTGGCGATGGTACCGAAACTGGCTGGGTAACGCTGACAAGGTCAAAGCCAAGTATGGACTGCGCTGGTTCCGT ATTTGGGAATTATTTCTAGCATACTCTACGATCGCGTCCCGTCAAGGCTCAGCTACATGTTTTCAAATTGTCGTGGTGAAGAACCTCAACTTAACTCATCGGATTGATGGTGTTTGCTCTCAGTATGGACTTCATGGTGCTCTTGCGGCAGCGCGGACTGCTGGAAAGGCTAGCCTACCCAAGTCATGA